In one window of Gadus chalcogrammus isolate NIFS_2021 chromosome 12, NIFS_Gcha_1.0, whole genome shotgun sequence DNA:
- the srek1ip1 gene encoding protein SREK1IP1, whose protein sequence is MDIPGPNKDNIRAGCKKCGYPGHLTFECRNFVRVDPQKDIVLDVSSTSSEESDEEDLPEAPRDDKQSRSGRSKGSRDDDRKHKTKKSRDRKSRKRSGSSSSDEDEDEVKKKKRSTSSSDEEKVKKDKKKKSHKKKSKKHKREHEKTHKKKQKKKKQQSSSDSSSGSSDTD, encoded by the exons ATGGATATTCCTG GTCCAAATAAGGACAACATCCGTGCAGGATGCAAGAAATGTGGCTATC CGGGTCACCTGACATTCGAGTGCAGGAACTTTGTGCGCGTGGATCCCCAGAAGGACATCGTACTGGACgtgagcagcaccagcagcgaGGAGAGCGACGAGGAGGATCTTCCGGAAGCCCCTCGGGACGACAAGCAGAGTCGCAGTGGACGCTCTAAAG GTTCCCGTGACGATGACCGTAAACACAAGACGAAGAAAAGCCGGGATAGAAAATCAAGGAAAAG GTCTGGCTCGTCGTCCAGTGACGAGGATGAGGACGAGGTGAAAAAGAAGAAGCGGTCTACCTCGTCGAGCGATGAGGAGAAGGTGAAgaaggacaagaagaagaagagccatAAGAAGAAGAGCAAGAAGCACAAGCGGGAGCACGAGAAAACGcacaagaagaagcagaagaagaagaagcagcagtCCTCCTCTGACAGCTCCAGTGGCTCCTCAGACACCGACTGA